In Xanthomonas theicola, a single genomic region encodes these proteins:
- a CDS encoding endonuclease/exonuclease/phosphatase family protein, translating to MNPRALLLALTLLCGACARNGPTPTSAAPAAALRLATYNTSLYSDQAGGLIAELQGDSAHARKIAAVLQQVRPDLVLLNEFDYDDVQRAADLFQQRYLEVAQPGGGGALRYPYRYLAAVNTGVPSGLDLDNDGNVGGAGRAHGNDAWGYGLHPGQYGMLLLSRYPIDAAAVRSFRLLKWSAMPGALRPTDPASGRGFYGDAVWPQLRLSSKSHWDVPVRTPLGVVHALVAHPTPPVFDGAEKRNAARNHDELRLWRDYLGGAGSADWLCDDAGRCGGLAADARFVILGDLNNDPIDGEGRHDAIRALLEHPRVLRYPAPRSAGGEEAARAYAGHGIAHRGPPQQVTGDFGPKAGAMRLDYVLPSNGFRYLDGGVFWPASSTPAAAIADGSDHHLVWVDVAAAP from the coding sequence ATGAACCCACGCGCCCTGCTGCTTGCCCTGACCCTGCTGTGCGGCGCCTGCGCGCGCAACGGCCCCACCCCGACCAGTGCCGCACCCGCTGCGGCGCTGCGCCTGGCCACCTACAACACCTCGCTGTACTCGGACCAGGCTGGCGGGCTGATCGCCGAACTGCAGGGCGACAGCGCGCATGCGCGCAAGATCGCCGCGGTGCTGCAGCAGGTGCGCCCGGACCTGGTGCTGCTCAACGAGTTCGACTACGACGACGTGCAGCGCGCGGCCGACCTGTTCCAGCAACGCTATCTGGAAGTGGCGCAGCCCGGCGGCGGCGGCGCATTACGCTATCCGTACCGCTACCTGGCGGCGGTGAACACCGGCGTGCCCAGCGGCCTGGACCTGGACAACGACGGCAACGTCGGCGGCGCGGGCCGCGCGCACGGCAACGACGCCTGGGGCTACGGCCTGCATCCCGGCCAGTACGGCATGCTGCTGCTGTCCAGGTACCCGATCGATGCCGCCGCGGTGCGCAGCTTCCGCCTGCTGAAGTGGAGCGCGATGCCCGGCGCGCTGCGCCCGACCGATCCAGCCAGCGGCCGTGGTTTCTACGGTGACGCGGTGTGGCCGCAGTTGCGGCTGTCATCGAAGTCGCACTGGGACGTCCCGGTCCGCACCCCGCTGGGCGTGGTCCACGCGCTGGTCGCGCATCCCACGCCGCCGGTGTTCGACGGCGCGGAGAAGCGCAACGCGGCGCGCAACCACGACGAACTGCGGCTGTGGCGCGACTATCTCGGCGGCGCCGGCAGCGCCGACTGGCTGTGCGACGACGCCGGCCGCTGCGGCGGCCTGGCCGCCGACGCGCGCTTCGTGATCCTCGGCGACCTCAACAACGATCCGATCGACGGCGAAGGCCGCCACGACGCGATCCGCGCCCTGCTCGAACATCCCCGCGTGCTGCGCTACCCGGCCCCGCGCAGTGCCGGCGGCGAAGAGGCCGCGCGCGCCTATGCCGGACATGGCATTGCCCATCGCGGCCCACCGCAGCAAGTCACCGGCGACTTCGGGCCGAAGGCCGGGGCGATGCGCCTGGACTACGTGCTGCCCTCCAACGGCTTCCGCTACCTGGACGGCGGCGTGTTCTGGCCTGCCTCCAGCACGCCGGCCGCAGCGATCGCCGACGGCAGCGATCATCACCTGGTGTGGGTGGACGTGGCCGCGGCGCCGTGA
- a CDS encoding aminotransferase class III-fold pyridoxal phosphate-dependent enzyme, with protein MAKSHGALLIVDEVLCGLRYAKGGYCRQHGVKADLIALAKGIAQGTGLSAVVGTDDAMAGADRAYLGNTYLRENRAFVAGNLTQELFEEADIMARLAENGSTLKRQFQVSFEHHRVPALVLGSGTMFDVILPSQKHGSVFAQKCLQNGIYTGYPGTYMSNASMDEAFFGALQPALQRALLDYRKEADMGAQVTDTSMVDYCAQAFHATRDACLSNKHHWA; from the coding sequence ATGGCAAAATCGCATGGAGCACTGCTGATCGTCGACGAGGTGCTGTGCGGACTCCGTTACGCCAAGGGCGGCTATTGCCGGCAGCATGGCGTGAAGGCCGATCTCATCGCGCTGGCCAAAGGGATCGCGCAGGGCACCGGCCTTTCCGCGGTCGTCGGCACCGACGATGCCATGGCGGGAGCCGACAGGGCTTATCTAGGCAATACCTATCTGCGCGAGAATCGGGCGTTCGTGGCCGGCAACCTGACCCAGGAACTCTTCGAGGAAGCAGACATCATGGCCCGCCTCGCCGAAAACGGCTCAACGCTCAAGAGGCAGTTCCAGGTTTCCTTCGAACATCACCGCGTACCTGCACTCGTCCTCGGAAGCGGCACCATGTTCGACGTCATCCTGCCTTCGCAGAAGCATGGCAGCGTCTTCGCCCAGAAATGCCTGCAGAACGGCATCTACACCGGATACCCAGGCACCTACATGAGCAATGCCTCCATGGACGAGGCATTCTTCGGCGCCTTGCAGCCGGCACTGCAGCGGGCGCTGCTCGACTACCGGAAAGAAGCGGACATGGGCGCACAGGTGACGGACACATCGATGGTCGACTACTGTGCGCAGGCGTTCCACGCCACACGCGATGCATGCCTGTCCAACAAGCATCATTGGGCATGA
- a CDS encoding aminotransferase class III-fold pyridoxal phosphate-dependent enzyme, which translates to MSDRSTAGYLAEWEREARSSIIFRSAEGSVAEDIDGNLYLDMTSCSGASPLGSNHAVFKSRLARAMEQETDVLPSPVSAQRQRLAGRISAMFPDTPRVFFLRTGSCATEAAVRIARHRTGRPVVLTAGFHGWHDLFQQRP; encoded by the coding sequence ATGTCAGATCGCAGCACTGCCGGATACCTGGCCGAATGGGAGCGCGAAGCCAGGTCCTCCATCATCTTCCGTTCCGCCGAAGGGTCGGTGGCCGAAGACATCGATGGCAACCTCTACCTGGACATGACCTCATGCAGTGGCGCTTCACCCCTGGGCAGCAACCACGCCGTCTTCAAGTCCAGGCTCGCCCGGGCCATGGAGCAGGAAACCGACGTCCTGCCATCGCCGGTGAGTGCGCAACGCCAGCGGCTCGCCGGAAGAATCTCGGCGATGTTTCCCGACACCCCACGGGTGTTCTTTCTCAGAACCGGATCCTGCGCGACCGAGGCAGCGGTGCGGATCGCCCGCCATCGGACCGGACGGCCGGTGGTTCTGACCGCCGGCTTCCACGGCTGGCACGACCTGTTCCAGCAACGCCCCTAG
- a CDS encoding GMC oxidoreductase, with protein MLRRWRQQFYDAIMFRYRQADLAVSRYLTTDMELDWPITIQDLEPYYSEIEQLLEISGTNGFSSYPASPRGLMLRNAMQEIGIGSKSVPLAIRPPGTSKGCVRCSACDELACPTDARASVLARNILDDSTMPGSISVLYGCFANRIEIRSDGRADALECYVPLSSELIRIPVEKVVVCANAIQTAALMLRSKSRHAPKGIGNESGLVGRGLSFKISGHSVGLMASSNATRGAFAAHWGPHATVYTDDFYEHGDAPCGFGGLIYESNYASPGKNVGLVRLHYIAGEEPWSHNRVVLDDAIDACGVPYIRFDYGNSENDCARITFLADRADDILRSMGASRIERELFLNRKGRAHLHGTMRAGPDPSTSVVNRCGKVHGSANIYVMDGSVMNLPGNSNPTHTIMANARRMAQSLE; from the coding sequence GTGCTGCGTCGGTGGCGGCAGCAGTTCTATGACGCCATCATGTTCCGATACCGGCAAGCGGATCTGGCCGTCTCCCGGTATCTGACGACGGACATGGAACTCGATTGGCCCATTACGATTCAGGATCTGGAACCCTATTACTCGGAGATCGAGCAGCTTCTGGAGATCAGCGGCACCAATGGCTTCTCGTCGTATCCGGCCAGTCCGCGCGGGCTGATGTTGCGCAACGCGATGCAGGAAATTGGCATCGGATCGAAAAGTGTCCCGCTCGCGATCCGTCCACCAGGAACCAGCAAGGGGTGCGTCCGGTGTTCAGCGTGCGACGAACTGGCATGCCCGACCGACGCAAGAGCATCCGTGCTTGCGAGAAACATCCTGGACGATTCCACCATGCCGGGAAGCATCTCGGTTCTGTACGGCTGCTTCGCCAACCGCATCGAGATCCGCAGCGATGGCCGTGCCGACGCGCTCGAATGCTATGTGCCGCTTTCATCGGAGCTGATTCGGATTCCCGTGGAAAAGGTCGTCGTCTGCGCCAATGCGATACAGACGGCGGCACTGATGCTTCGCTCCAAGAGCAGACATGCGCCGAAGGGAATCGGCAACGAATCCGGCCTTGTCGGCCGGGGTCTGTCGTTCAAGATCAGCGGCCACTCCGTGGGTCTCATGGCGTCCTCGAACGCCACCCGTGGCGCATTCGCCGCGCACTGGGGGCCGCACGCGACCGTGTACACCGATGATTTCTACGAACATGGCGACGCACCATGCGGGTTCGGGGGACTCATCTACGAGTCGAATTATGCCTCCCCCGGCAAGAACGTCGGCCTTGTGCGCCTGCATTACATCGCGGGCGAAGAACCTTGGTCGCACAATCGCGTCGTGCTCGACGACGCGATCGATGCCTGCGGCGTTCCTTACATCCGCTTCGACTATGGAAACTCCGAAAACGACTGCGCGCGCATCACCTTTCTCGCCGACCGTGCCGATGACATCCTGCGCAGCATGGGCGCATCGCGCATCGAGCGAGAACTTTTCCTCAACAGAAAAGGGCGCGCCCACCTGCACGGCACGATGCGCGCCGGACCCGACCCCTCGACCTCCGTGGTGAACCGTTGCGGCAAAGTCCATGGATCCGCCAACATCTATGTAATGGATGGCTCGGTCATGAACCTCCCGGGAAACAGCAATCCGACACACACCATCATGGCCAACGCCAGGCGAATGGCCCAGTCGCTCGAATAG
- a CDS encoding NAD(P)-binding protein has protein sequence MFMTDIRHIAAACPEYSRFDVVVVGSGPSGSIVARTLAEKGYHVAVLEYGGVVSPGTMLRPYQAAYSNAFTSNGLADGNPWTACCVGGGSSSMTPSCSDTGKRIWPSPGI, from the coding sequence ATGTTCATGACGGACATCAGACACATTGCAGCAGCATGTCCTGAGTACTCGCGCTTCGACGTGGTTGTGGTTGGCTCAGGGCCATCGGGATCGATCGTGGCCCGAACACTTGCGGAGAAAGGCTACCATGTGGCCGTCCTGGAATATGGAGGCGTGGTTTCCCCCGGCACCATGCTCAGGCCTTATCAAGCGGCCTACAGCAATGCGTTCACTTCCAACGGCCTCGCCGACGGCAATCCCTGGACAGCGTGCTGCGTCGGTGGCGGCAGCAGTTCTATGACGCCATCATGTTCCGATACCGGCAAGCGGATCTGGCCGTCTCCCGGTATCTGA
- a CDS encoding condensation domain-containing protein, whose amino-acid sequence MPARLERSRTAGRWSGIWEDLFDREAGPLAWPGYLFATISRAEATTVCVAADHTLMDGYSVFQIPYEIHTLYAAARAAEGSVLPLPPAPSYLDFAEAERTAADALTAQHPAIVCWQRFVSAGGGRLPPFPVTVSNADGGADAQPGGYIELLDASAARAFERVCRDAGGDSFSGLLACFARASREIAGSHEFRTMVPFHTHTGARRSSIGWYVGMGPVAFPFEAADAFDEAVRSAVAGLKGVKELAQVPMSRVMELLGQPLRDPFMISYMDLRLVAGARNWARWQTVALRSRSMDPDEVCLWIMRTHNGLCISYRYPANDLAGVVVPRYVARTKHLLACVARTTHWPPPPSTQQERNVHDGHQTHCSSMS is encoded by the coding sequence ATCCCAGCGCGGCTGGAGCGTTCACGGACAGCGGGGCGCTGGTCCGGTATCTGGGAGGATCTGTTCGACCGTGAGGCCGGCCCCCTGGCCTGGCCGGGATACCTCTTCGCCACCATCAGCCGCGCCGAAGCGACCACCGTCTGTGTCGCCGCCGATCACACCCTGATGGACGGTTACTCGGTCTTCCAGATCCCCTACGAGATCCACACGCTGTACGCGGCGGCGCGCGCCGCCGAGGGGTCCGTCCTGCCGCTTCCGCCCGCGCCGAGTTATCTGGATTTCGCGGAGGCCGAACGCACCGCCGCCGACGCACTGACCGCCCAGCATCCCGCCATCGTCTGCTGGCAACGCTTCGTCAGCGCGGGTGGCGGCCGCCTGCCGCCATTCCCGGTCACGGTGAGCAATGCCGATGGCGGCGCCGACGCGCAGCCAGGCGGATACATCGAACTGCTGGACGCGTCCGCCGCGCGCGCGTTCGAACGGGTCTGCCGCGATGCCGGCGGCGACTCCTTCTCCGGCCTGCTCGCCTGCTTTGCCAGGGCCAGCCGCGAAATCGCCGGCTCGCACGAATTTCGCACCATGGTCCCGTTCCACACGCACACAGGCGCCCGGCGGTCTTCCATCGGCTGGTATGTCGGAATGGGACCGGTCGCCTTCCCTTTCGAGGCGGCCGACGCTTTCGACGAGGCGGTGCGTTCCGCGGTCGCCGGCCTCAAGGGGGTGAAGGAACTGGCCCAGGTCCCGATGTCGCGCGTGATGGAACTGCTCGGCCAGCCGCTTCGCGACCCGTTCATGATCTCGTACATGGACCTGCGCCTCGTCGCCGGCGCTCGCAACTGGGCCAGGTGGCAAACCGTCGCCCTGCGCAGCCGCAGCATGGATCCCGACGAAGTATGCCTGTGGATCATGCGCACCCACAACGGCCTGTGCATCAGCTACCGCTACCCCGCCAACGACCTGGCGGGCGTCGTGGTGCCGCGCTACGTGGCCCGCACCAAGCACCTCCTCGCCTGCGTCGCGCGCACGACGCACTGGCCGCCCCCACCTTCCACCCAGCAGGAGAGGAATGTTCATGACGGACATCAGACACATTGCAGCAGCATGTCCTGA
- a CDS encoding MFS transporter, whose translation MIAIELNDAEPFETGVLLACGRAPYLLLGLLAGVLVDRFPHWLLLITANATMALTLATLPLAALPTGHIGMPHLYAVATLIGTAAVIADIAFLACIPTVVRPRQLVQAQSRLELGQSAALVLGLPLAGWLIATFSAPVAILADSASFLLAMALLPYVAMRSARNTSASTDHRDRRTGERTGSTGGRLLGEAVEGALFTLRTSRLRAATFATGTFIFCYSAYSAVFMLYLTQDLGLTAAAIGAVTGIAAVGSVVGALIARPAARVLGLGRVLVAALLTSAVGAVLNPVLHAAGWLALGLSQFLIWAGQQVYNVHQVPIRYALAPMELHGRVNASIRTVVWGLAPLGALLGGACGTWLGPRTTLLLSGALMATAAGWIITSPLWAVRTPQLAEAHLEQSPTAAASILHR comes from the coding sequence TTGATCGCGATCGAATTGAACGACGCAGAACCATTTGAAACCGGCGTCCTGCTCGCCTGTGGACGGGCGCCCTATCTGCTGCTGGGCCTGCTCGCGGGAGTGCTCGTCGACCGATTCCCGCACTGGCTTCTGCTGATCACGGCGAACGCGACGATGGCGCTCACCCTGGCCACGTTGCCGCTGGCGGCGTTGCCGACCGGACACATCGGCATGCCTCATCTGTACGCCGTCGCCACCTTGATAGGCACCGCCGCGGTGATCGCCGACATCGCCTTCCTGGCCTGCATACCAACCGTCGTGCGGCCCCGGCAACTGGTACAGGCGCAGAGCAGACTGGAACTGGGCCAGTCGGCAGCGCTGGTATTGGGCCTGCCGCTCGCGGGCTGGTTGATCGCCACCTTCTCTGCACCCGTCGCGATACTGGCCGACTCGGCTTCGTTTCTGCTCGCCATGGCGCTGCTCCCGTACGTGGCGATGCGGTCGGCAAGAAACACCTCGGCCTCGACCGACCACAGAGATCGCCGAACCGGCGAACGGACCGGCAGCACAGGCGGCCGCCTCCTCGGTGAAGCGGTCGAGGGCGCGTTGTTCACGCTTCGCACCTCCCGGCTGCGCGCGGCGACCTTCGCGACCGGCACGTTCATCTTCTGCTACAGCGCCTATTCCGCTGTCTTCATGCTCTACCTGACGCAGGACCTGGGACTGACCGCCGCCGCGATCGGCGCAGTCACCGGCATCGCGGCGGTAGGAAGCGTCGTGGGCGCGCTGATCGCGCGCCCGGCTGCGCGGGTACTGGGCCTGGGCCGCGTGCTCGTCGCCGCGCTGCTGACGAGCGCTGTCGGCGCGGTGCTCAACCCGGTATTGCATGCAGCGGGGTGGTTGGCGCTCGGGCTGTCGCAGTTCCTGATCTGGGCCGGGCAGCAGGTCTACAACGTCCACCAAGTCCCGATCCGCTACGCCTTGGCGCCAATGGAATTGCACGGCCGGGTGAACGCGAGCATCCGCACCGTGGTCTGGGGCCTGGCGCCCTTGGGCGCCCTGCTGGGCGGCGCCTGTGGAACATGGCTGGGGCCCAGGACCACGCTGCTGCTCAGCGGCGCGCTGATGGCCACAGCCGCCGGATGGATCATCACCTCTCCCCTGTGGGCCGTGCGCACGCCGCAGCTCGCCGAGGCTCATCTCGAACAGTCGCCCACGGCCGCCGCTTCCATTCTCCACAGATGA
- a CDS encoding sulfotransferase, whose amino-acid sequence MPIMARGSACRGPSAMRRSRESTTLRDVVASSACWASTLHQASTKREKCRCYNRYHRIRQEALCPAPSLFPRALFCSEARTVPVPHFISILLDSHPDLVVGPEIDFIEPVDLGPHVVAACDLMDRGDARVTGTTKESIDPEWYDGMHFVLQCERFGLGRDDVRTLVAGLMAERRSNLTTLEERCLVIDCIGEFQRRRTGARRWGLKLQRKIKDIGKYAAIWPHAHFVHLIRDGRDLTASHFKTVPDWGYRTVADAARGWLEVVAGPRLTAPEGRYLEVRYEDLVTHPRATIERILDHLGVPWHEAVLHNTDYSHTLFDTPRGHPAAEAAGKPLYTSRNGRYLQDLTPSQIDAFERIAGKELENLGYSLSAPNRGSAK is encoded by the coding sequence ATGCCGATCATGGCGCGAGGTTCCGCCTGCAGAGGACCATCGGCAATGCGGCGATCGCGAGAATCGACGACACTCCGTGATGTCGTTGCTTCATCAGCGTGTTGGGCATCCACGCTGCACCAAGCGTCTACGAAACGGGAGAAATGCCGGTGCTATAACCGGTATCACCGCATCAGACAGGAGGCGTTATGCCCGGCCCCGTCGCTCTTTCCTCGAGCCCTGTTCTGCTCGGAGGCGAGAACCGTTCCGGTACCACACTTCATCAGTATCCTGCTCGATTCGCATCCCGATCTGGTCGTCGGTCCGGAGATCGATTTCATAGAGCCTGTCGACCTCGGCCCGCACGTTGTCGCGGCGTGCGACCTGATGGATCGTGGCGATGCACGGGTGACCGGCACGACCAAGGAGTCCATCGACCCGGAGTGGTATGACGGCATGCACTTCGTCCTGCAGTGCGAGCGTTTCGGTCTTGGCCGCGACGACGTCCGCACCCTGGTGGCCGGTCTGATGGCAGAGCGCCGCAGCAATCTGACCACCTTGGAAGAGCGCTGCCTGGTCATCGACTGCATCGGTGAATTTCAACGCAGACGGACCGGAGCCCGACGCTGGGGCCTGAAGCTTCAGCGCAAGATCAAGGATATCGGCAAGTACGCCGCGATCTGGCCGCACGCGCATTTCGTCCATCTCATCCGCGACGGTCGCGATCTGACCGCTTCCCATTTCAAGACAGTTCCCGATTGGGGTTACCGGACCGTCGCGGATGCCGCGCGTGGCTGGCTGGAAGTCGTCGCCGGGCCGCGCCTGACTGCGCCTGAAGGCCGCTATCTGGAAGTGCGCTACGAAGATTTGGTCACCCACCCGCGCGCAACCATCGAGCGAATCCTGGATCACCTCGGCGTCCCGTGGCACGAGGCGGTCCTGCACAACACCGACTATTCGCACACGCTGTTCGACACCCCCAGGGGCCATCCCGCGGCGGAGGCGGCAGGCAAACCGCTGTACACCTCGCGCAATGGGCGATACCTGCAGGATCTCACGCCAAGCCAGATCGATGCGTTCGAACGCATCGCCGGGAAGGAATTGGAGAACCTGGGATACAGCCTGTCGGCGCCGAATCGCGGGTCCGCGAAATGA
- a CDS encoding EF-hand domain-containing protein produces the protein MPWPLFLHRLTESSMNRRNPLFALAMLPVLSSTAHAADSPPVDSTAPAAAGGFAALGRNGDRGVERGGAAASPHLAERFGRLGRNHDGKLTADAFPHRHRHGERGMRGGAALAKLDSDHDGRIRYAQSQTDPTLAVRFAAMDVDKDDFVDRRSQIARQAAS, from the coding sequence GTGCCTTGGCCGCTGTTCCTGCACCGTCTCACGGAATCTTCCATGAATCGCCGCAATCCACTGTTCGCCCTGGCCATGCTCCCCGTGCTGTCCAGCACCGCCCATGCCGCCGATTCGCCACCTGTGGATTCAACCGCACCGGCCGCCGCCGGCGGCTTCGCCGCATTGGGCAGGAATGGCGACCGCGGCGTCGAGCGCGGCGGGGCTGCCGCCAGCCCGCACCTGGCCGAGCGCTTCGGCCGGCTCGGCAGGAACCACGATGGCAAGCTGACCGCGGACGCGTTCCCGCATCGCCATCGTCACGGCGAGCGCGGCATGCGCGGCGGCGCCGCGCTGGCCAAGCTGGACAGCGACCACGACGGCCGCATCCGCTACGCCCAGTCGCAGACCGATCCGACGTTGGCCGTGCGCTTCGCGGCGATGGACGTCGACAAAGACGACTTCGTCGATCGCCGATCGCAAATTGCGCGTCAGGCAGCATCGTGA
- a CDS encoding arginyltransferase, which yields MATPTDASDDLRLFQTGQHACGYWPDRQARDLVLDPHDPRLSALYPLALGWGFRRSGALVYRPHCDSCRACVAVRIPVADFVPDRSQRRCLARNVDIDTRIVAAERSDEQLALYRRYLRTRHPGGGMDDHGAHEFDQFLIGDWSQGRFLELRQRTADGRRGPLLGVAVTDITEQALSAVYTFYAPEAAGRGLGTLAILRQIEWARRERLAHLYLGYWIRGHRKMDYKRRFRPLQAYDGRRWRDVEDDAARLGEPGRAGC from the coding sequence ATGGCCACCCCTACCGACGCCAGCGACGACCTGCGGCTGTTCCAGACCGGCCAGCACGCATGCGGCTACTGGCCGGACCGGCAGGCGCGCGATCTGGTGCTGGATCCGCACGATCCGCGCCTGAGTGCGCTGTATCCGCTGGCCCTGGGCTGGGGCTTCCGCCGCTCCGGCGCCCTGGTCTACCGGCCGCACTGCGACAGCTGCCGCGCCTGCGTGGCGGTGCGCATCCCGGTCGCCGATTTCGTGCCCGACCGCAGCCAGCGCCGCTGCCTGGCGCGCAACGTCGACATCGATACACGCATCGTCGCCGCCGAACGCAGCGACGAGCAGTTGGCGCTGTACCGGCGCTACCTGCGCACCCGCCACCCCGGCGGCGGCATGGACGACCATGGTGCGCACGAGTTCGACCAGTTCCTGATCGGCGACTGGTCGCAGGGACGCTTCCTGGAGTTGCGCCAGCGCACTGCAGACGGCCGGCGCGGACCATTGCTGGGCGTGGCGGTCACCGACATCACCGAACAGGCGTTGTCGGCGGTGTACACCTTCTATGCGCCGGAGGCCGCCGGTCGCGGCCTGGGCACGCTGGCGATCCTGCGCCAGATCGAATGGGCTAGGCGCGAAAGGCTGGCCCATCTGTACCTGGGTTACTGGATCCGTGGCCACCGGAAGATGGATTACAAGCGCCGCTTCCGGCCACTGCAGGCGTACGACGGCCGCCGCTGGCGCGACGTCGAGGACGATGCCGCGCGTCTTGGCGAACCGGGCAGGGCAGGCTGTTGA
- a CDS encoding putative signal transducing protein: MRQIFSSQRVETAEGVARLLREQGIEVRLSNGRSYRSRRSGQFSYIEPAAAQAQPTVWVVHADDQPRARALLRESGLIDSTRNDPAQTLPYLSEFRSQAVPDTGKRWAWRIRVALLLAIGAVTLVTVLRHRSNPAPAPITAPAHVPQPAADAGNDDVRVRVQPAQRGN; encoded by the coding sequence ATGCGGCAGATCTTCAGCAGTCAGCGCGTGGAAACCGCCGAGGGCGTGGCCAGGCTGCTGCGCGAGCAAGGCATCGAGGTGCGGCTGAGCAACGGCCGCTCCTACCGCAGCCGGCGCAGCGGCCAGTTCAGCTACATCGAGCCGGCGGCGGCACAGGCGCAGCCCACGGTGTGGGTGGTGCATGCCGACGACCAGCCGCGCGCGCGCGCCCTGCTGCGCGAATCGGGCCTGATCGACAGCACCCGCAACGACCCGGCGCAGACGCTGCCGTACCTGAGCGAGTTCCGCTCGCAGGCGGTGCCGGACACCGGCAAGCGCTGGGCGTGGCGGATCCGCGTCGCGCTGCTGCTGGCGATCGGCGCGGTGACGCTGGTGACCGTGCTGCGTCATCGCAGCAACCCGGCGCCGGCGCCGATCACGGCGCCGGCGCACGTGCCGCAGCCGGCAGCGGATGCCGGCAACGACGACGTGCGGGTGCGGGTGCAGCCGGCGCAGCGCGGCAACTGA